One window of Manihot esculenta cultivar AM560-2 chromosome 17, M.esculenta_v8, whole genome shotgun sequence genomic DNA carries:
- the LOC110604832 gene encoding uncharacterized protein LOC110604832 yields MGIPEEQLVRDQAPVKGIGGVPVSVEGKVKLAFTLGKAPRTRTHYVVFLVVKLPLSYNAILGRPTLFDFEAVTSIRYLALKFPTEAGVGVVRGSQKEARAVYLATVAELSSAAERLDSEVLEVRDEEKETRTEPVGELETFPLSEAETDKDVQRLTGRVVALNRFMSRSAEKCLPFFKMLRKVPNFEWTKDCRKAFEELKSYLSSPHVLSNPLEGEKFLIYLAASEQAISAVLVRVDEGEQKQVFYVSKVLKGAETRYLNIEKVAYALLLAVRKFRVYLKSHQGIVMMDQPLKKILRRPETSGQMLAWSMEISPYCLEYRPWTSIKSQALADFIAECSFNEEQGESTFKALGSEREEEPLQEFEWKLYVDGASSAGGSGAGMMLKGPGEFKVCYALRLEFKASNNVAEYETLINGILVAMEVGVTDLEVNSDSQLVINQVTGVYQARDPTMQDYLAKVKAIEAELKGQRTIVKYQRIPREENEEADLLSRLSKEELEQLPDEVEQDQNWMTPYLEYLEKGKLPEDKDEARRIAAIAANYQAVRGTLYRRGKSSPWLRCVSPEEAIKVMEEIHRGICGAHEGAGTLANKIFRQGYY; encoded by the exons ATGGGAATCCCCGAGGAACAACTAGTTCGAGATCAAGCACCGGTCAAGGGGATTGGAGGGGTACCAGTATCcgtagaagggaaagtgaagctGGCCTTCACCCTAGGCAAAGCACCAAGAACTCGCACCCATTATGTGGTGTTCTTAGTAGTTAAACTCCCGTTGAGCTACAACGCCATCTTGGGGAGGCCTACCTTGTTTGACTTCGAGGCagtcaccagtatcagatatctGGCATTGAAGTTCCCAACTGAGGCAGGAGTAGGGGTAGTCCGGGGAAGCCAGAAGGAAGCGAGAGCAGTATACTTAGCCACAGTGGCAGAGCTGAGCTCGGCGGCAGAAAGACTCGACTCAGAGGTGTTAGAGGTCAGGGACGAGGAGAAAGAAACCAGAACGGAGCCGGTCGGAGAGCTGGAGACTTTtcctttatcagaagcagagacagataag GATGTCCAAAGACTgactgggagagtagtggcaTTAAATCGCTTTATGTCCAGGTCGGCAGAGAAATGCTTGCCATTCTTTAAGATGTTGAGGAAGGTaccaaattttgaatggacgAAAGACTGCCGAAAGGCTTTCGAAGAACTTAAAAGCTACCTCAGCTCCCCTCATGTGCTCAGCAACCCCTTGGAAGGAGAGAAAttcctgatatacttggcagcctctgaACAAGCGATTAGTGCAGTATTGGTAAGGGTAGATGAAGGAGAACAAAAGCAGGTATTTTACGTCAGTAAGGTACTTAAGGGTGCCGAGACTAGATACCTGAACATTGAAAAGGTGGCGTATGCTCTGTTGCTAGCAGTTCGGAAGTTTAGGGTCTACCTGAAAAGCCATCAAGGTATAGTGATGATGGACCAACCTCTAAAGAAGATTCTGCGCAGGCCAGAAACATCAGGTCAGATGCTCGCCTGGTCCATGGAAATTAGCCCTTACTGCCTAGAATATCGACCTTGGACCTCTATAAAATCTCAGgccctggctgacttcatagcggaGTGCTCATTTAACGAGGAACAGGGAGAGTCAACTTTTAAAGCGTTGGGGAGtgagagagaagaagagcctcTCCAAGAATTTGAATGGAAGTTGTATGTAGACGGGGCGTCAAGCGCCGGGGGCAGTGGCGCCGGGATGATGCTTAAAGGGCCCGGAGAGTTTAAGGTCTGCTACGCCCTGCGCCTGGAATTCAAGGCCTCCAATAACGTGGCAGAATATGAGACTTTAATAAATGGGATACTGgtggcaatggaggtaggggtaaccgacctcgaagtaaacaGTGACTCCCAACTGGTAATTAACCAGGTAACTGGGGTATATCAGGCTAGAGATCCAACCATGCAGGATTATTTAGCAAAGgtaaaagccatagaagccgagctcaaggGCCAGAGAACCATAGTCAAataccaaagaatacctcgagaggaaaatgaagaaGCAGACTTGCTTAGTCGATTATCCAAGGAAGaattagagcagctccctgacgaa GTAGAACAAGACCAgaactggatgaccccatacctggaaTATCTGGAAAAGGGAAAGCTCCCTGAAGACAAGGATGAAGCAAGAAGGATAGCAGCTATAGCTGCTAACtaccaagcagtaagggggacATTATACAgaagagggaagtccagcccctGGCTCAGGTGCGTAAGCCCGGAGGAAGcaataaaggtgatggaagagatacacagAGGAATATGCGGGGCTCACGAAGGGGCAGGAACACtggctaataaaatatttaggcaagggtatTACTAG